In a single window of the Zea mays cultivar B73 chromosome 5, Zm-B73-REFERENCE-NAM-5.0, whole genome shotgun sequence genome:
- the LOC103626664 gene encoding replication factor A protein 1: MFKPVHIDKMIHFTYHTIIKASLDSPSTFPRYVYHLTPLHQIESYIQKNEYFLDVLGVITQVSALKPVRTQTRESSNVIKEIIIKDINDVTMRLTLWAERAKAFKLDDVYNPLEQKPIVTLFVGCLAKNFQGAYLNGGTTCRWYFNPDIKEAAPYYQRFGSQKVKLQIPSEQEQQLSVAKETHVEHKTLHELLALDPYAFPKQGYECTVTIIEVPTTNRWWFPACTKCSRACRPQDGGYYCSYCKSEAYTLRYKLTFMGSDATATAQMFCFDTVARHIVGRPCETVLKQATEATPIPPDLAQIVSLKFTFRVTASNQTFAQREKQPTVLQINSIVVHGRQHYLPSGIQNTIDQGPSTPNKEATLKLLEESPSIAMERLSTKVSKDVGRKLTYSTQDKDIIGSQVLDVAQGTNADKGIPTDKGKEIEPHLQSPPKRHKQGPLTIKE; this comes from the exons ATGTTCAAACCTGTTCATATAGACAAAATGATCCACTTCACATATCACACAATTATTAAGGCATCACTTGATTCTCCGTCAACATTTCCTAGATATGTCTATCATCTGACTCCATTGCATCAAATCGAATCCTATATTCAAAAGAATGAATACTTCCTTG ATGTGCTCGGAGTTATCACTCAAGTGAGTGCATTAAAACCAGTTCGGACACAGACCCGGGAAAGCTCAAATGTCATAAAAGAGATCATCATAAAAGATATCAA TGATGTCACAATGAGACTAACCCTATGGGCAGAACGAGCTAAAGCTTTTAAATTAGATGATGTTTACAATCCTCTAGAGCAAAAGCCAATCGTCACACTCTTTGTAGGTTGTTTAGCCAAAAATTTCCAAG GTGCATACTTAAATGGTGGAACAACATGTAGATGGTATTTCAATCCTGATATTAAGGAAGCCGCTCCTTATTATCAAAG GTTTGGATCTCAAAAAGTAAAACTACAAATACCATCAGAGCAGGAACAACAACTATCTGTTGCAAAAGAAACACATGTAGAACACAAAACCTTGCATGAGCTTCTTGCGTTGGATCCATATGCATTTCCG AAACAAGGATATGAATGCACAGTTACAATCATAGAAGTACCTACAACAAATCGTTGGTGGTTTCCAGCTTGCACCAAATGCAGTCGAGCATGTAGACCACAAGATGGTGGTTACTATTGCTCCTACTGTAAATCAGAAGCGTACACACTAAG ATATAAATTAACATTCATGGGATCAGATGCAACAGCAACAGCGCAAATGTTTTGCTTTGATACTGTAGCACGACATATAGTTGGCAGACCATGTGAAACGGTTCTGAAACAAGCCACTGAAGCAACACCAATACCTCCAGATCTAGCACAAATAGTATCCTTAAAGTTTACATTTCGTGTTACAGCATCAAACCAAACATTCGCTCAACGAGAGAAGCAACCCACTGTGTTACAAATAAATTCTATAGTTGTACATGGAAGACAACACTATCTACCATCAGGAATTCAAAACACCATAGATCAAGGTCCATCAACACCAAACAAAGAAGCTACACTCAAATTATTAGAAGAATCACCTTCTATTGCTATGGAAAGGTTATCAACAAAAGTATCCAAAGAT GTTGGCAGAAAACTCACATATTCAACACAGGACAAAGACATCATAGG GTCTCAAGTCTTGGATGTAGCACAAGGAACTAATGCAGATAAG GGAATCCCCACTGATAAAGGCAAAGAGATCGAACCTCATCTTCAATCTCCTCCAAAAAG GCACAAACAAGGACCGCTGACAATCAAAGAGTAG